ttgctaatggtaGCTCTGTGATTTGAAtcaaagtaccatgatcacctgttctaaccttgggtttaggttggAAGCAAATTAggattcacatgtaataatggaactagggttcctagtagagttagggtttttaatttgaattagggttttggttttacacatgaaatgatgaattcctgttttttctaccatatggaactagggttttctggTTACCCTAAATTctttgattaataacttcattaaggaaattgaagttattaataactttaaaataaaaataattttggatttggcattttattatttttaatgaattaataataaaGGTAATTatcaattagggtttaaatttccactaataaagatttaataagttctaaataaagaaaattagtttttatgttttctttatttattttactggtttttaattaatttggaaagttttcctaattattgaattttaattgaatttagaactaATCaacaaggcttaaataacaattattaaataattgaatttttattaaaaataaaaatttgattttacatttttattggatatatttttcttttctaagaattttgatatcttatttgtatttttccgagttaatatgaattttatataaattctcaaagttgcagtaattattgaattgaaataaaaataaagaaAACTGTTTGGTACCGTGGCAGAACCTAACTCTAGTCGCTGACCTGTGGGGTCAGTGACACGTTGTCTGCCACGCAAGCGATGGCTGGTCAAGTTTGACCGAGTGATTGACCCCGCCGACGGCTAAACGCCGGCGAGTCCGCGTgcggcggcgccgccgatttCTGGCGCCCCAGGACGCGCGGATAGGTCCTCCTGAACCCCCGCGACACGCTGAGTGCGGTGGCGGTGTTGGTTTTCCCAACGgttcaccggagcatcgccggaaaACTCCCCCGCGGCGGAGCAACTTCGGCCAAATGGCTATCTAGGGCTACGGTTGATGAAACAACGTGATTTAAAGTTCTAGAGAAGCGCAAGCTCACCGTGGTTCGGTCAAGATGGTCAGCTAGGTTGGGGAAGGTTGGAAACGACGGCGATTAAGGGATCTCCGGTGAACCCGAGCAGAAGGGAACTTCAAAATTAGCCCACCTCCTAGCTCCCCGGGATGCTCTGCTCCACCAGGTTGATGTACTCATCAAGGCGcatctcctcgaccacctctcGATTGCTGGAACGGCTCCAATCGTCGGGTTCTTCTCCGACGCCGGCGACAGAATCCGGATGATGTGAGCGGTAGAAAGGGATTTAGAGGGAATGGAGTGGCTTTGAAGAACAAGGAGTTCACAGAGATCATTCTGGACTATCTATAGTTCTAGGCGTTCGTTGAGGTGGCGGCACGACGGCGGCGACTGGCCGGGATGCTCGACGGTGCGACTGCTTGATTCGGGCACGAATCTTAGCGATACTGGATAAGGTGGACGTGGGAGGAATTATGAGCAGCTCTGGCTTGTCTCTGGCGTCCGCACTCGTCCTGATCGACGACGGTGAGGTGGCCGGCGAACTCCATCATGGTGTCTCGGTGGAGACCATGCGGAGAAGGAGAAAGAAGGCGCCCAGGTGGGTTGAATCGGTATTGGTCTGGGCTGGGCTGGCTACTGGGCTGAGATGGTGGGCTTCTCTAtgggctgcacggccaggtaagcctggtaagtccttttctcctcttttcttttttctgtttgattttttttgttttgtttttctattttaattcagatttgaattcatagtttaactcttttctattttgcaggtatttGAATATATAGACCCCTTTGATTGAACTTAATATGGTTCTGGAATATGTTGTATTAATATCTTTCAGGGATGTTTACTTCCTTTTTATTTATTTAGATAATAACTTGATATTCCAAATGTGTAGAAATCTTTATGGAGATTAATTTTATTTCTTTATTTTCTCATACATGTTTGTCTCAATTAACTTTTTGGTTTCTTTCCAGAAACAACATGGTTTGTTTGTTAGAACATGGTAACATGTTAATTATGTGACCTACATACTTGTATTGTGAGGATGACTAGGTTTTGTGTTcaataagtgttattatgttgatAACTCATACTCTCAATCTTGTGGATTCTAGTATTCTAGTTATATTCACCTAATAGCATTTGGTTTGGAGTTTAAAGGTGAACTAGGTttatagttgtgatcacccaagtgatgcaccaACTAGGGTTTAGTCTCCCTATCCATtataagatggttacttgcttaatagttgaggttctcctttagttactaaggacttgagaattagttttgtcttctcccaaattaacttctattactattctcaatttatcattaaattaactaaagtggttatggttctttttatagttaactttggttatatgggtGATTtgttttctcaccatattaagtatggatatggtaggattcaacttatgatcaccaagtggttcacaagttaaggttgggatataagcctatggttgcttactagttacctccctattatttcatgtggtgaatgatatctgtttatcctattagggtttaacttatcctcacatagttCATGGGCATGACCATGGTTTAGGCATGATCATctggttcttaatatctttacctcaaattcttaaggtttatgatcattactcaatttataataatcaaggtttggcttcatatagtatatctctcctgagttaagtttctcacttctaagatcaagcattgtcttgatcatctagggtatagtacttctatttCACTTTCTAGGATGGGACTACTTTGGTTGCCTCAATAatctatatcccaggagaatgcctgagatattatgttagggttctacttaatcaatgatgatatcatcatctgggtatatgggtagttctctccctcaaactcaagtgttgcctcaactaacttgagtgtaacaccataattgatctctcttatataagaatggattattctaagttatggtgtactcctaacactctagttcaatggttgtcctttattcttaaatagataaagctatgttttgtatggttggtctctctcattttggaaagaactttaatactaacttaaggttaggctccataggaattgatgtgatcatcaatatctatgtttaacataaatggttcctctctctaggaatgtcttgaataatatcctagggttcctcttaaagatgatgatttgaatacttggatgtatatccaaggtttagatcaaggtttgttattgcttctctaataattgttataaaactctcacctctctaggtttgatgtgtaatactTGGAATGGAGGagaatatctatttctggagtggatcttcttgttataactccaatgttgaagtggagtgaataccctgaggtttcatggtaggattatggattagttttaagacatggagaagataagtgaagaatagtttcttcaattattgttacttaatttccaattaaatggatgttcacatgttatggctaggaatatcatgttgtaatatttaataagatcaggtagttgatcattgagtaaagtgttgttgtgttgattattagttccatttgatctaaccccttagatcaaattatctctacccaaaacaaagttttaacaaagtcacattgaggtttatagcgcttgacttgatgagctacttcaattccaccaaggtcaagtgaaacttcagttactgtgactgttttactttaaagcgcgaaaattccccagattttctatgcatgaatgcaatgcacacatctgtttcctctaattttgtaacaccattacctgggatattacacaggATGCCCAAGGCGAGCATGCCACTGCGACGGAGAGACTCGGACTCCACTGAACACCTGGTGAGCTCCTGGAGGATCCACACGATATAGTCCATGACACAGCTGCCCACTAAGAAGAACGTCCCTCGTAGCTCGGTCCTTAACAAAAAGATCAAACGGGTGAAACTCACAGAAAACATTATTATCATAGGTGAGCTTGGGAACGGAAAGTAAATTTCGTGTGACAGAAGGAACATGAAGAACATTGTTGAGATGAAGGTGCCTAGATGGATGACGAGTGAGAAGGGATGCTTGACCAATATGAGAGATATGCATACCTGCTCCATCAGCTCCTCTACCTTGGCTGCGGATGCTCTCATTGCTTCGCTTGGGAAAGATTTCGCTGTCAAGGACCTGGGTACTCTTCATTACTTTCTTGGCTTGGAAGTGGCGACACATGGTTCTGGTTTGCTCATGACTCAGAAGAAGTACTCCCTGGATATTTTGCGCCGAGCTGGTATGCTCAAGTGTAAACCCACGGCTACACATATGTCCTCTACGGAGAAGATTACAGCGATTGATGGTAACTTGCTGACTTCTGATGAGGCTACTGAGTACAGGAGTATTGTTGGTGGTCTTCAGTATTTGACCATTACTCGACCGGATATTTCTTATGCTGTCAACAGGGTTTGCCAGTATCTCCATACACCACGTGACACTCATTGGGCTGCGGTTAAGCGCATTCTTCGCTATGTGCAGTCTACCTTGTCGTTTGGTCTTCATATCCGGCCGAATCCTTCTGGGGTCCTTTCTGCCTACTCTGATGCGGACTGGGCTGGTAGTCCGGATgacaggcgatccacggggggctaTGCTGTATTCTTTGGCTCTAATCTGATCGCCTGGAGTGCTCGGAAACAAGCCACCGTATCTCGTAGTAGTACTGAGGCTGAATACAAGGCTGTTGCCAATGCCACTGCTGAGCTCATATGGGTACAGTCTTTGCTTCGCGAATTGCGGGTCTCTCAGTCACAGTCTCCAGTCCTGTGGTGTGATAATATTGGCGCTACATATCTTTCAGCCAATCCAGTATTTCATGCTAGGACTAAACACATTGAGGTGGATTATCATTTTGTGAGGGAAcgtgttgcacgacgacagctacGAATCAAGTTCATCTCTTCTAAAGATCAACTtgcagacatcttcacgaagccattGCCTCTCCCACAGTTTGAGGCTTGCAGGCGCAATCTTACACTTTTGAAAGCTTTACAAAGTGGctaagattgagggagggtgttagacatGTAACCTAGCTGTATATGTGTTCATACCATATTGGTATTAGAGTTgtattgtatcttgtatacaccccaTATATATACATGAGATAGGCCACCCCTAGAGGGTTGTGCCGGTTCCCCCCAAACATACTTTGTCTTACACTCAGAGTCATGGACTTATCCTCAACATACGGTCTCTTGCAGTTATCAACTGTGCATCCAAATTAGTGATCTTGCTAATAAAAGAGCCATCGTCATCCTCGTTGGGACGCAAGAAGGCCTCCAACGTTGCGGCTATTTCTTTATTGATGCCATCCTCATCCTCATTGGGTATGTGAAGAATCAGTAAACTGGTCACCGCCCACCCAAACGGAAATTCAGTTCAGTAGGGGAATAATCAGGAACCCTTCAAACACAAGGAACGGATCATACATAGGAAACTAATCTGCGTAGACGTTTTGGGTTTTTCAGAATGTTTTGAGGATGCACCATGAACAGCACCCACCCTTAATAACTtcgaataataagcacatgaaaaaTAAGTGGGTTCAGCCTGAACAGGCATCTTTTCCTTTATCCACTAAGCAGAATGTAAATGTGGCAACTAGCAGAATAAGTGAATAACAGGTTTCAGGATGACACAAGAATATGCTAGGTTCTGATGGCCATATTGTGTTTCGAAGAGCTGGTTTAGTGACTGAATAATTGTTTACAGGACAGTGGAAAGGGTTATCCATGAATTGAGTATCCGTTGCATTTGGTTGCCTCATCCGGACTGCTGCAATATCAGCCTCAACAAGATTCAATACACTTGTCATCTTTATTTTGGCTAGCAATCCCATTTACTTGGAGGAGCCGAGGTGTTCCTGGTGTGCATCACGAGCACAAAGGAAGAGCACCAACTCCAAGAGGACCGCACTGCCGTGATCATGAAGATGAGGGACAGCAGGATCATGAAGACGATGTGCACGATGCTAGATCTGCACGAGTTCTTTGGTTAGTTAGCTACGAAGGAGAGGATCACAATGATTTTTATTCACTCTGCATTCCAGCCCGTATGGATCGATGGATGCCTGGATTGGTCTTGTCATGGCGAGTGGTTTCTATTCTGGAGAATGTAGCGTGCCCTTGTTGAGCAGAGATGCATCTAATTTCATCCCGGAGGTTACATTAGCTACTTCCGAATGTGTTCTCCAGCTGGTGCATAGCTTTTTTCACATGGAGTGGTTCAGACGATATATCTGATATTAGTGATTTTGCTTGCCCGCCCGCCAGGTTCTTGCTCAATGAAGAATACTTACTGACCATGCATTTCTATCAATTTTAGGAACAGACAAGAACCAGTAGCACGTTTCGCGGTGTTGGGGACAAAACTGGTCACCGCCCACCCAAACTGGACGAAGGCGTGCCGGTCCAAAGAGGAGGGCGGCATGTGACGCAGAACCTCAAGCTCCTTCATCGTCTGCACTACGACAGTGACGCGCCCTGTGGTGCCTCGTGGCTGCTCTGCCCTGGCCGGACCTCACTGGCAGCAGCTGGTGCCGCTCTCTAGGTTGATGCCTGGCTCTCCGAGATCCCGCTGTCCCTGCCTTGTTCACGCACACACTGGCGGATGAGCACGTCAGTGTGCGCACAGTGTTCAGCGGCACGAAGATTGGTTTGGATCGGAGTCGGCGAGTATCCATCCCAGCTAGGATTCGGGGATTCGATCTCCCTGACTGCGGTAGTTTTGGAGTTGGCATCGGCATCGGCGTGGTGGATGTCAAAGAAATCGGTGGCGACAAGGTCAGGGTCGCAACTGCACCATGTCCAGGGAAAGGCCGGGACCACTTCAAAGTTGGGCTCGAGGAAAAATGGGAAGAGAGGGGGCGCGTAGAGCGCGCGGAAACTGCGGCGGAAGGTGGGGGATGAGTGGACGACGCGGCGGAAA
This Lolium perenne isolate Kyuss_39 chromosome 1, Kyuss_2.0, whole genome shotgun sequence DNA region includes the following protein-coding sequences:
- the LOC127326045 gene encoding uncharacterized mitochondrial protein AtMg00810-like, with the translated sequence MKNIVEMKVPRWMTSEKGCLTNMRDMHTCSISSSTLAADALIASLGKDFAVKDLGTLHYFLGLEVATHGSGLLMTQKKYSLDILRRAGMLKCKPTATHMSSTEKITAIDGNLLTSDEATEYRSIVGGLQYLTITRPDISYAVNRVCQYLHTPRDTHWAAVKRILRYVQSTLSFGLHIRPNPSGVLSAYSDADWAGSPDDRRSTGGYAVFFGSNLIAWSARKQATVSRSSTEAEYKAVANATAELIWVQSLLRELRVSQSQSPVLWCDNIGATYLSANPVFHARTKHIEVDYHFVRERVARRQLRIKFISSKDQLADIFTKPLPLPQFEACRRNLTLLKALQSG